A single Tachypleus tridentatus isolate NWPU-2018 chromosome 9, ASM421037v1, whole genome shotgun sequence DNA region contains:
- the LOC143226748 gene encoding uncharacterized protein LOC143226748 yields MEVFFFVVFYMFAVIGMEIFKEKIQYFGYDSTLDPSLLYCGNPKLNNTSFYTSHYCSNNFNNIMNSMVVLFELMVVNQWHVLTSGFVLVTGKFARLYFFLFHLTCVIIVLNIFTAFVLEAFILEYSFSKSRLESALEKKIKEMGLQLGRRQSRVSAKTDKQDLVEENETELEVDSDHNPHFLEVDTSDSVPKRASAKLGFLEDNVRFHLSKNKNVENLLQRMFENELDVEDIGPADINDLDGEE; encoded by the exons ATGGAGGTGTTCTTTTTT gttgttttttatatgtttgcTGTCATTGGTATGGAAATTTTCAAGGAGAAGATTCAGTATTTTGGATATGATTCCACCTTAGATCCATCTCTACTCTATTGTGGAAATCCAAAACTTAACAATACCAGTTTCTATACCAGTCATTATTGCAGTAACAACTTTAACAACATAATGAACTCCATGGTAGTCCTGTTTGAACTAATGGTTGTTAATCAGTGGCACG TTCTGACTAGTGGGTTTGTGTTAGTGACTGGCAAGTTTGCACgactttactttttcttgtttcatcTAACATGTGTCATTATAGTCCTAAA CATTTTTACGGCATTTGTACTAGAAGCTTTTATTCTTGAATACTCATTTTCCAAAAGCAGACTGGAAAGTGCCTTAGAAAAAAAGATCAAAGAAATGGGTCTCCAGCTAGGAAG AAGACAGTCTAGAGTTTCAGCGAAAACTGACAAACAGGATTTGGTTGAAGAAAACGAAACAGAACTGGAAGTGGATAGTGACCATAATCCTCACTTCTTGGAAGTTGATACCAGTGACTCTGTACCAAAAAGAGCTTCTGCTAAGCTTGGCTTCTTGGAGGACAATGTCAGGTTTCATTTGTCCAAAA ataAAAATGTGGAAAACTTACTTCAGAGGATGTTTGAAAATGAGCTAGATGTGGAAGACATTGGTCCTGCAGATATTAATGACCTTGATGGCGAAGAATAA